In Kitasatospora gansuensis, a genomic segment contains:
- a CDS encoding GNAT family N-acetyltransferase codes for MHDLEAPSPTTAARVRSARPADLPLLVELAAEHAAYERAAPPAPDLAERLDALLFGAPVPRLHCLLAELPDGELVGYAAAAPELSTWQGREYLHLDCLFLRPAARGAGLGVLLMDAVAGLAGQLGLAEVQWQTPDWNEGAARFYDRIGARARPKLRYSLAVGP; via the coding sequence ATGCACGATCTTGAGGCTCCGTCACCGACCACCGCCGCCCGCGTCCGGTCCGCCCGTCCCGCCGACCTCCCGCTGCTCGTCGAGCTGGCCGCCGAGCACGCCGCGTACGAGCGGGCCGCCCCGCCCGCCCCCGACCTGGCGGAGCGGCTGGACGCCCTGCTGTTCGGCGCCCCGGTACCCCGGCTGCACTGCCTGCTGGCCGAGCTGCCGGACGGCGAGCTGGTCGGCTACGCCGCGGCCGCGCCCGAGCTGTCCACCTGGCAGGGCCGCGAGTACCTGCACCTGGACTGCCTGTTCCTCCGCCCGGCCGCCCGCGGTGCGGGCCTCGGCGTGCTGCTGATGGACGCGGTGGCCGGCCTGGCCGGGCAGCTCGGCTTGGCCGAGGTCCAGTGGCAGACCCCCGACTGGAACGAGGGCGCCGCCCGCTTCTACGACCGGATCGGCGCTCGCGCCCGTCCCAAACTGCGCTACAGCCTGGCCGTCGGCCCCTGA
- a CDS encoding L,D-transpeptidase: MNRFGRALTTGALGGVLALTAACSGGAAPKAEQRVSASPSVSKTSSAVISIEPGNGSTGVKPAGALKVSVQGGKLTEVQVTAKGGGAVPGTFTVDGAGWTPTGILAVSTEYQVDAHAVDANGVAAGLQGGFSTLTPGKGAGPVDNIDDGGTYGVGMIVSLEFKVPVKDRAAVERAVAIDTGDGTVVKPHWFTSQRVDFRPEKYWKPQSRVTVKYRLKSVETAPGVYGEVDKDQTFTVGRSRISTADASSKQMLVQEDGKPDETVPISAGASSPASQNTFNGTMVVMAKEGTTVMDSSTVPNHEGAPYRVEMPHALRLTPTGTYVHGKNVDPDVFGSQNISHGCIGLYDGPGDGSSDRPAGKFYDAAMVGDVVTVKNSVGKPVDPGNGMSGWNIAWSQW, encoded by the coding sequence ATGAATCGATTTGGCAGGGCACTGACCACCGGCGCGCTCGGCGGCGTACTGGCGCTGACGGCGGCGTGCTCGGGGGGTGCGGCGCCGAAGGCGGAGCAGCGGGTGTCGGCGAGCCCGTCGGTGTCGAAGACCTCCTCGGCGGTGATCAGCATCGAACCGGGCAACGGGAGCACCGGCGTCAAACCGGCCGGCGCGCTCAAGGTCTCGGTGCAGGGCGGGAAACTGACGGAGGTCCAGGTCACCGCGAAGGGCGGTGGCGCGGTGCCGGGGACCTTCACGGTCGACGGTGCCGGCTGGACGCCCACCGGCATCCTCGCGGTGTCGACGGAGTACCAGGTCGACGCGCACGCCGTGGACGCGAACGGGGTGGCGGCCGGCCTGCAGGGCGGGTTCAGCACGCTGACGCCCGGCAAGGGCGCGGGTCCGGTCGACAACATCGACGACGGCGGGACCTACGGGGTCGGCATGATCGTCTCGCTGGAGTTCAAGGTGCCGGTCAAGGACCGGGCGGCGGTGGAGCGGGCGGTCGCCATCGACACCGGCGACGGCACCGTGGTCAAGCCGCACTGGTTCACCTCCCAGCGGGTCGACTTCCGCCCGGAGAAGTACTGGAAGCCGCAGAGCCGAGTGACCGTCAAGTACCGGCTGAAGAGCGTGGAGACCGCACCGGGCGTCTACGGCGAGGTGGACAAGGACCAGACCTTCACGGTCGGCCGCTCCCGGATCAGCACCGCCGACGCGAGCAGCAAGCAGATGCTGGTGCAGGAGGACGGCAAGCCGGACGAGACCGTGCCGATCAGCGCGGGCGCCAGCTCCCCGGCCTCGCAGAACACCTTCAACGGCACCATGGTGGTGATGGCCAAGGAAGGGACCACCGTGATGGACTCCAGCACGGTGCCCAACCACGAGGGCGCGCCCTACCGGGTGGAGATGCCGCACGCCCTGCGGCTCACCCCGACCGGCACCTATGTGCACGGCAAGAACGTCGACCCGGACGTCTTCGGCAGCCAGAACATCAGCCACGGCTGCATCGGCCTCTACGACGGCCCCGGTGACGGCAGCTCGGACCGGCCGGCCGGCAAGTTCTACGACGCGGCCATGGTGGGCGACGTGGTGACGGTCAAGAACTCGGTCGGGAAGCCGGTGGACCCGGGCAACGGCATGAGCGGCTGGAACATCGCCTGGAGCCAGTGGTAG
- a CDS encoding MFS transporter has product MTTSPPVLRKPLFRSRAALCFFGADLLSAAARYLLMLALAVWVQQDTGSAGLAGLTMLFVTLGTLTSPLTGALVDRLPPRRALILPLLGTAAVLSTLFIGDGRPVLPVLYVVGFLYGAAGSMADSAQSVGITQLFDEERLVQANSVHQTLNRGLRVVMPLAGVGMYATAGIGLTVGTVSLLYLAAAALVTLLPLARTAAEPETFSVRGLAEDVRLGHSAIRSDALLRTIVYAAAGSLFFLNFFESVGLQMVTQGLGRPATDLALFITLQGVATIVAGVLLARYGKRAGLGRLMFGGILCFAASALLQATGVPALVVLAMLTAGAGLPMCIVAMVTTVQTRAPREQLGRVHGAMQFVIGVPQGIGIALGAWLVSVSDYRIACGTIFAGLLCTALALLTARSRPLSALARSGDDVTG; this is encoded by the coding sequence GTGACGACGTCCCCGCCGGTGCTCCGGAAGCCGCTGTTCCGGAGCCGGGCCGCCCTGTGCTTCTTCGGCGCCGACCTGCTCTCCGCCGCCGCCCGCTACCTGCTCATGCTGGCCCTGGCGGTCTGGGTCCAGCAGGACACCGGGTCGGCCGGCCTGGCCGGGCTGACCATGCTGTTCGTCACGCTCGGTACCCTGACCTCCCCGCTCACCGGCGCACTGGTCGACCGGCTCCCGCCCCGGCGGGCGCTGATCCTGCCGCTGCTCGGGACGGCCGCCGTGCTCAGCACCCTGTTCATCGGCGACGGCCGCCCGGTGCTGCCGGTGCTGTACGTGGTCGGCTTCCTCTACGGCGCGGCCGGGTCGATGGCCGACTCCGCGCAGTCGGTCGGCATCACCCAGCTCTTCGACGAGGAACGGCTCGTCCAGGCCAACTCCGTGCACCAGACGCTCAACCGGGGCCTGCGGGTGGTGATGCCGCTGGCCGGGGTCGGGATGTACGCCACCGCCGGGATCGGGCTCACCGTCGGTACGGTCTCCCTGCTGTACCTGGCGGCCGCCGCGCTGGTGACCCTCCTCCCACTGGCCCGCACCGCCGCCGAGCCCGAGACCTTCTCGGTGCGCGGACTGGCCGAGGACGTCCGGCTCGGCCACTCGGCGATCCGCTCCGACGCCCTGCTGCGCACCATCGTGTACGCCGCAGCAGGCTCGCTGTTCTTCCTCAACTTCTTCGAGTCGGTGGGCCTGCAGATGGTGACCCAGGGGCTCGGCCGCCCGGCCACCGACCTGGCGCTATTCATCACCCTGCAGGGCGTGGCGACCATCGTCGCCGGGGTGCTGCTGGCCCGGTACGGAAAGCGGGCCGGACTCGGGCGGCTGATGTTCGGCGGCATCCTGTGCTTCGCCGCGTCCGCGCTGCTCCAGGCCACCGGCGTGCCGGCGCTCGTGGTGCTGGCCATGCTGACGGCGGGCGCCGGGCTGCCGATGTGCATCGTCGCGATGGTGACCACCGTTCAGACCCGGGCGCCCCGGGAGCAGTTGGGCCGGGTGCACGGGGCGATGCAGTTCGTGATCGGGGTCCCGCAGGGCATCGGCATCGCGCTCGGCGCCTGGCTGGTCTCGGTCTCCGACTACCGGATCGCCTGCGGCACCATCTTCGCCGGTCTGCTGTGCACCGCGCTGGCCCTGCTGACCGCCCGGTCCCGGCCGCTCTCCGCGCTCGCCCGGAGCGGTGATGACGTCACCGGCTGA
- the mmsA gene encoding multiple monosaccharide ABC transporter ATP-binding protein produces the protein MAGPILEMRSITKTFPGVKALSDVNLSVAPAEVHAICGENGAGKSTLMKVLSGVYPHGSYQGEIQFQGEPCEFKDIRASERRGIVIIHQELALVPYLSIAENIFLGNEHAGRGFINWNRTLTHAQQLLKRVGLDESPHTRVADIGVGKQQLVEIAKALAKEVKLLILDEPTAALNDEDSRKLLDLILELKAQGIACIMISHKLNEIARVADSVTVIRDGQTIETIPVEGITEDRIIRGMVGRDLEHRYPERTPEIGEVALAIEDWTVRHPLDHQRKVVDGASVNVRHGEIVGIAGLMGAGRTELAMSVFGRSYGRYAGGRVLMDGKEIRTRTVPEAIAHGLAYVTEDRKQLGLNLMDDISRNISLSALGKVAKRGWVNRHEETKVAESFRKTMNIKAPSVFAETGKLSGGNQQKVVLSKWIFTEPEVLILDEPTRGIDIGAKAEIYTVIAELAAQGRAVLVISSELPELLGLCDRIYTMAEGRITGEVDRSEATQESLMRLMTQTADQRHEQV, from the coding sequence ATGGCCGGACCCATCCTGGAGATGCGTTCGATCACCAAGACCTTCCCCGGCGTCAAGGCGCTCTCGGACGTCAACCTGAGCGTGGCGCCGGCCGAGGTGCACGCGATCTGCGGCGAGAACGGCGCGGGCAAGTCCACCCTGATGAAGGTGCTCAGCGGGGTCTACCCGCACGGCTCCTACCAGGGTGAGATCCAGTTCCAGGGCGAGCCCTGCGAGTTCAAGGACATCCGGGCCAGCGAGCGGCGCGGCATCGTGATCATCCATCAGGAACTCGCCCTGGTGCCGTACCTCTCCATCGCGGAGAACATCTTCCTCGGCAACGAGCACGCGGGCCGCGGCTTCATCAACTGGAACCGCACCCTGACCCACGCTCAGCAGCTGCTCAAGCGGGTCGGCCTGGACGAGAGCCCGCACACCCGGGTCGCCGACATCGGCGTCGGCAAGCAGCAACTGGTCGAGATCGCCAAGGCTTTGGCGAAGGAGGTGAAGCTGCTGATCCTGGACGAGCCGACCGCCGCGCTGAACGACGAGGACAGCCGCAAGCTGCTCGACCTGATCCTGGAGCTCAAGGCCCAGGGCATCGCCTGCATCATGATCTCGCACAAGCTCAACGAGATCGCCCGGGTCGCCGACTCGGTCACCGTCATCCGGGACGGGCAGACCATCGAGACCATCCCGGTCGAGGGCATCACCGAGGACCGGATCATCCGTGGCATGGTCGGCCGCGACCTGGAGCACCGCTACCCCGAGCGCACCCCCGAGATCGGCGAGGTCGCCCTGGCCATCGAGGACTGGACGGTGCGCCATCCGCTCGACCACCAGCGCAAGGTGGTCGACGGCGCCTCGGTCAACGTCCGGCACGGCGAGATCGTCGGCATCGCCGGCCTGATGGGCGCCGGGCGCACCGAGCTGGCGATGAGTGTCTTCGGCCGCTCCTACGGCCGGTACGCCGGCGGCCGGGTGCTGATGGACGGCAAGGAGATCCGCACCCGCACGGTGCCGGAGGCGATCGCCCACGGCCTCGCGTACGTGACCGAGGACCGCAAGCAGCTCGGGCTCAACCTGATGGACGACATCAGCCGGAACATCTCGCTGAGCGCGCTCGGCAAGGTGGCGAAGCGCGGCTGGGTCAACCGGCACGAGGAGACCAAGGTCGCCGAGTCGTTCCGGAAGACCATGAACATCAAGGCTCCCTCGGTGTTCGCGGAGACCGGCAAGCTCAGCGGCGGCAACCAGCAGAAGGTCGTCCTCAGCAAGTGGATCTTCACCGAACCCGAGGTGCTGATCCTGGACGAGCCGACCCGGGGCATCGACATCGGCGCCAAGGCGGAGATCTACACGGTGATCGCCGAACTCGCCGCCCAGGGCAGGGCGGTGCTGGTGATCTCCTCGGAACTTCCCGAGCTGCTCGGCCTCTGCGACCGGATCTACACCATGGCCGAGGGCCGGATCACCGGTGAGGTGGACCGCTCCGAAGCGACCCAGGAATCCCTGATGCGGCTGATGACCCAGACCGCGGACCAACGACACGAGCAGGTGTAA
- a CDS encoding Mut7-C RNAse domain-containing protein has translation MEKPEIWIEFAAELHVFVGTSRRAGWSAVRTDGTSTLGHLVESLGVPLTEVGALRTADGPVSAAHVPVPGERISVLGMPRPQQLAGPARFLLDVHLGTLARRLRLLGIDAAYESVDIGDPALAARSAAEQRVLLSRDRGLLHRRELWAGAYVYSHRPADQLRDVLSRFAPPLAPWTRCTACNGTLRDAAKAEVREQLRDGTERSYDVFAQCTDCERVYWRGAHHSQLDAIVAAAVAEFGELGRP, from the coding sequence GTGGAGAAGCCGGAGATCTGGATCGAATTCGCCGCCGAGCTGCACGTCTTCGTCGGTACGAGCCGACGGGCGGGCTGGTCGGCGGTGCGGACCGACGGCACGTCGACGCTCGGCCACCTGGTGGAGTCGCTCGGCGTGCCGCTCACCGAGGTCGGCGCCCTGCGGACGGCCGACGGGCCGGTGTCCGCCGCCCACGTGCCGGTGCCCGGGGAACGGATCTCGGTACTGGGTATGCCCAGGCCGCAGCAGCTCGCCGGACCGGCCCGCTTCCTGCTCGACGTGCACCTCGGGACGCTCGCGCGCCGCCTCCGGCTGCTCGGCATCGACGCCGCCTACGAGAGCGTGGACATCGGCGACCCGGCCCTGGCGGCGCGCTCGGCCGCCGAGCAGCGGGTGCTGCTCTCCCGCGACCGGGGGCTGCTGCACCGCCGGGAGCTCTGGGCGGGCGCCTACGTGTACAGCCACCGCCCGGCCGACCAACTGCGGGACGTGCTCTCCCGGTTCGCCCCGCCGCTGGCGCCGTGGACCAGGTGCACGGCCTGCAACGGCACGCTCCGTGACGCCGCCAAGGCGGAGGTCAGGGAGCAGCTCAGGGACGGGACCGAGCGTTCGTACGACGTGTTCGCCCAGTGCACCGACTGCGAGCGGGTGTACTGGCGCGGCGCGCACCACTCCCAGCTGGACGCGATCGTGGCGGCGGCGGTGGCGGAGTTCGGCGAACTGGGCCGGCCCTAA
- the mmsB gene encoding multiple monosaccharide ABC transporter permease produces the protein MAQTTESPETPVLPQTERASTGALLTRALRGNVRQYGMLVALALIVLLFQFWTDGILLQPLNITNLIQQNGYILILAIGMMIVIIAGHIDLSVGSLAAFVGAASAVMMVKHQVPWPVALVAALLIGALAGAWQGFWIAYIGIPSFIVTLAGMLLFRGGTQILLQGQSIAPFPTGFQKIGSGFLPQVGPATNYHNLTLLIGAAVLAVAVLQEVRGRRQAASYGLELLPIGLFAAKLAAITAAVAVFTMLLASYHGVPIVLLILGGLLVGFGYLMRNSILGRHTYAIGGNEAAAKLSGVKSKRVVFLAFVNMGVLAALAGLVFAARLNAGTPQAGINFELEAIAAAFIGGASATGGVGTVLGAIIGGLVLGVLNNGMSLVGIGTDYQQVIKGLVLLAAVGFDVYNKRKVGS, from the coding sequence ATGGCCCAGACGACCGAGTCCCCCGAGACGCCGGTACTGCCGCAGACCGAACGCGCCTCCACCGGAGCGCTGTTGACCCGCGCCCTGCGGGGCAACGTCCGGCAGTACGGCATGCTGGTGGCGCTGGCCCTGATCGTGCTGCTGTTCCAGTTCTGGACCGACGGCATCCTGCTCCAGCCGCTCAACATCACCAACCTGATCCAGCAGAACGGCTACATCCTGATCCTGGCGATCGGGATGATGATCGTCATCATCGCCGGGCACATCGACCTCTCGGTCGGATCGCTCGCCGCCTTCGTCGGCGCCGCCTCGGCCGTGATGATGGTCAAGCACCAAGTGCCGTGGCCCGTAGCGCTGGTGGCGGCCCTGCTGATCGGCGCCCTGGCCGGCGCCTGGCAGGGCTTCTGGATCGCCTACATCGGCATCCCGTCCTTCATCGTCACCCTGGCCGGCATGCTGCTGTTCCGCGGCGGCACCCAGATCCTGCTGCAGGGCCAGTCGATAGCCCCGTTCCCGACCGGCTTCCAGAAGATCGGCAGCGGCTTCCTCCCCCAGGTCGGCCCGGCCACCAACTACCACAACCTGACCCTGCTGATCGGCGCGGCCGTGCTCGCGGTCGCCGTGCTCCAGGAGGTCCGGGGGCGCCGCCAGGCCGCCTCGTACGGGCTGGAGTTGCTGCCGATCGGGCTGTTCGCGGCCAAGCTCGCGGCGATCACCGCGGCGGTCGCCGTCTTCACCATGCTGCTGGCCAGCTACCACGGCGTGCCGATCGTGCTGCTGATCCTGGGCGGCCTGCTGGTCGGCTTCGGCTACCTGATGCGCAACTCGATCCTCGGTCGGCACACCTACGCGATCGGCGGCAACGAGGCAGCGGCCAAGCTGTCCGGCGTCAAGAGCAAGCGCGTGGTCTTCCTCGCCTTCGTCAACATGGGCGTGCTCGCCGCGCTGGCCGGTCTGGTCTTCGCCGCCCGGCTCAACGCCGGCACCCCGCAGGCCGGCATCAACTTCGAACTCGAGGCGATCGCCGCCGCGTTCATCGGTGGCGCCTCCGCCACCGGCGGTGTCGGCACCGTGCTCGGCGCCATCATCGGCGGCCTGGTGCTCGGTGTCCTCAACAACGGCATGTCGCTGGTCGGCATCGGCACCGACTACCAGCAGGTCATCAAGGGCCTGGTGCTGCTCGCCGCCGTCGGCTTCGACGTCTACAACAAGCGCAAGGTCGGTTCCTGA
- the chvE gene encoding multiple monosaccharide ABC transporter substrate-binding protein: protein MRKLSIGLAAAGLSLTLAACGQSANGVGDDAAKSAGSAKGGLVGIAMPTKSSERWINDGNNIAKEFQAKGYKTDLQYGDNVVENQVSQLENMITKGAKLLVIGAIDGSSLTNVLQKAADAKIPVISYDRLIRGTKNVDYYATFDNFKVGVLQGSYIVDKLGLKDGKGPFNLELFAGSPDDNNANFFFNGAMSVLKPYIDDKKLVVQSGQTAFNQVATLRWDGGLAQSRMDNLLSKSYTSASVDAVLSPYDGISIGIISSLKGVGYGSGKKLPIVTGQDGELASVKSIIAGEQTQTVYKDTRELAKVAVQMGDALLTGGKPEVNDTTQYENGAKTVPAYLLQPVSVDKENYQKVLIDGGQYTADQVK, encoded by the coding sequence GTGCGCAAGCTCTCGATCGGACTCGCTGCGGCGGGCCTCTCGCTCACCCTGGCGGCCTGTGGCCAGAGTGCCAACGGCGTCGGCGACGACGCGGCCAAGAGCGCCGGGAGCGCCAAGGGCGGGCTGGTCGGCATCGCGATGCCGACCAAGTCGTCGGAGCGCTGGATCAACGACGGCAACAACATCGCCAAGGAGTTCCAGGCGAAGGGCTACAAGACCGACCTCCAGTACGGCGACAACGTCGTGGAGAACCAGGTCTCGCAGCTCGAGAACATGATCACCAAGGGCGCCAAGCTGCTGGTGATCGGCGCCATCGACGGCTCCTCGCTCACCAACGTGCTGCAGAAGGCCGCCGACGCCAAGATCCCGGTGATCTCCTACGACCGCCTGATCCGCGGCACCAAGAACGTCGACTACTACGCCACCTTCGACAACTTCAAGGTCGGCGTCCTGCAGGGCAGTTACATCGTCGACAAGCTCGGCCTCAAGGACGGCAAGGGCCCGTTCAACCTCGAGCTGTTCGCCGGTTCCCCGGACGACAACAACGCCAACTTCTTCTTCAACGGCGCGATGAGCGTGCTCAAGCCGTACATCGACGACAAGAAGCTGGTCGTGCAGAGCGGCCAGACCGCCTTCAACCAGGTCGCCACGCTCCGCTGGGACGGCGGGCTCGCGCAGTCGCGGATGGACAACCTGCTCAGCAAGTCCTACACCTCGGCCTCGGTGGACGCGGTCCTCTCCCCGTACGACGGCATCTCGATCGGCATCATCTCCTCGCTCAAGGGCGTCGGTTACGGCTCGGGCAAGAAGCTGCCGATCGTCACCGGGCAGGACGGCGAGCTGGCTTCGGTGAAGTCCATCATCGCGGGCGAGCAGACCCAGACCGTCTACAAGGACACCCGCGAACTCGCCAAGGTGGCCGTCCAGATGGGCGACGCGCTGCTGACCGGCGGCAAGCCCGAGGTCAACGACACCACCCAGTACGAGAACGGCGCCAAGACGGTTCCCGCCTACCTGCTGCAGCCGGTCAGCGTGGACAAGGAGAACTACCAGAAGGTCCTGATCGACGGCGGCCAGTACACCGCCGACCAGGTCAAGTAG
- a CDS encoding calcium:proton antiporter produces MIAKARSQALQWTTLAPALAFVLLAATWGRSLPTALVVLVALFLAAAVLAAVHHAEVIAHRVGEPFGSLVLAVAVTIIEVALIVTLMADGSEKNATLARDTVFAAVMITCNGIVGLCILVGALRHRVAVFNAEGTGAAFSAIATLATLSMVLPTFTTSKPGPQFSTTQLVFAATASLIVYGLFVGTLTVRHRDYFLPLTAEGKVLDADDHAEPPTAKAAWMSLALLGLALVAVVGLAKGVSPTIERVVADAGLPASVVGVVIAMMVLLPETIAAVRSAARDRMQTSLNLAHGSALASIGLTIPAVAVASVWLSGPLVLGLDATHMILLALSIAVGTLTVMPGRATPLQGGVHLAIMAAFLVLAVSP; encoded by the coding sequence ATGATCGCCAAGGCCCGCAGTCAAGCCCTGCAGTGGACCACCCTCGCCCCCGCGCTCGCCTTCGTGCTGCTCGCCGCGACCTGGGGGAGATCGCTGCCCACCGCGCTGGTGGTGCTGGTCGCGCTGTTCCTGGCGGCGGCCGTGCTGGCGGCGGTGCACCACGCGGAGGTGATCGCGCACCGGGTCGGCGAACCGTTCGGCTCGCTGGTGCTGGCGGTCGCGGTGACCATCATCGAGGTCGCGCTGATCGTGACGCTGATGGCCGACGGCAGTGAGAAGAACGCCACCCTGGCGCGGGACACCGTGTTCGCGGCGGTGATGATCACCTGCAACGGCATCGTCGGGCTGTGCATCCTGGTCGGCGCGCTCCGGCACCGGGTGGCGGTCTTCAACGCGGAGGGCACCGGCGCCGCCTTCAGCGCGATCGCCACCCTGGCGACGCTCAGCATGGTGCTGCCGACCTTCACCACCAGCAAGCCGGGCCCGCAGTTCTCCACCACCCAGCTGGTCTTCGCGGCGACCGCCTCACTGATCGTCTACGGACTCTTCGTCGGCACCCTGACGGTCCGCCACCGGGACTACTTCCTCCCGCTCACCGCCGAGGGCAAGGTGCTGGACGCCGACGACCACGCCGAGCCCCCCACGGCCAAGGCCGCCTGGATGAGCCTCGCCCTGCTGGGCCTGGCGCTGGTCGCGGTGGTCGGGCTGGCCAAGGGCGTCTCGCCGACCATCGAGAGGGTGGTCGCGGACGCGGGCCTGCCCGCCTCGGTGGTGGGCGTGGTGATCGCCATGATGGTGCTGCTCCCCGAGACCATCGCGGCGGTCCGCTCGGCCGCCCGGGACCGGATGCAGACCAGCCTCAACCTCGCCCACGGCTCGGCCCTCGCCAGCATCGGCCTGACCATCCCGGCCGTCGCGGTGGCCTCCGTCTGGCTGAGCGGCCCCCTGGTCCTCGGCCTCGACGCCACCCACATGATCCTGCTCGCCCTGAGCATCGCCGTCGGCACCCTCACCGTCATGCCCGGCCGGGCCACCCCCCTCCAGGGCGGCGTCCACCTAGCCATCATGGCCGCCTTCCTGGTCCTCGCCGTCAGCCCCTGA
- a CDS encoding flavodoxin family protein — MSEPATSYRDLRALVINCTLKRSPERSHTQGLIDVSTGILERQGVQVDVIRAVDIDIATGIWPDMTEHGWETDQWPVLYSQVMAADILTLAGPVWLGDNSSVMKQVIERLYSCSSILNSQGQYAYYGRVGGCLITGNEDGAKHCAMNVLYSLQHLGYTVPPQADAGWVGPAGPGPSYLDPGSGGPENDFTNRNTTFMTWNQLHLARLLKDAGGIPAHGNQRSGWDAGCRFDFENPEHR, encoded by the coding sequence ATGTCGGAACCTGCCACGTCCTACCGCGACCTGCGCGCCCTGGTGATCAACTGCACGCTCAAGCGCTCCCCCGAGCGGAGCCACACCCAGGGGCTGATCGACGTCAGCACCGGCATCCTGGAGCGCCAGGGCGTCCAGGTCGACGTGATCAGAGCGGTGGACATCGACATCGCGACCGGCATCTGGCCCGACATGACCGAGCACGGCTGGGAGACCGACCAGTGGCCGGTCCTCTACTCCCAGGTGATGGCCGCCGACATCCTCACCCTGGCCGGTCCGGTGTGGCTGGGCGACAACTCCTCCGTCATGAAGCAGGTCATCGAGCGGCTGTACTCCTGCTCGTCGATCCTCAACTCCCAGGGCCAGTACGCCTACTACGGCCGGGTCGGCGGCTGCCTGATCACCGGTAACGAGGACGGCGCCAAGCACTGCGCGATGAACGTCCTGTACAGCCTCCAGCACCTCGGGTACACCGTCCCGCCGCAGGCCGACGCGGGCTGGGTCGGCCCGGCCGGCCCCGGCCCGTCCTACCTCGATCCCGGCTCGGGCGGCCCCGAGAACGACTTCACCAACCGCAACACCACCTTCATGACGTGGAATCAGCTCCACCTGGCCCGCCTGCTCAAGGACGCCGGCGGCATCCCGGCCCACGGCAACCAGCGCTCCGGCTGGGACGCCGGCTGCCGCTTCGACTTCGAGAACCCCGAGCACCGTTAG
- a CDS encoding pyroglutamyl peptidase — protein sequence MKPSLAAVVLAASALLPAVSVTPAQAVETSCVVGAAERGVEERRLADPRSAELVTRGGLGSFTARFPAALCSTRSVLEAEELTDAWGTALWQAAVNRTQGRRPGGDLAPADDRPLYWTRLAVVDQLAGWQPQFPVDRDALRARFEDASRGLKGNDFGAAPGVKRIFVSGFDPFGLDGDLRTANPSGSAALSLNGRRVVLDDGSAAEIRAVVLPVRYADFDHGIVERAFAPRLTAGPRAADRITTISQGYPGLFTVEAWAGRARSADPYPDNTGALSGGTYQHPVVAPGMGPGAEFIPTTLPGAAWEAAAQSPYPVLVNTEVTEIPAGESAPVDRADGPTPGSRAVAGGGGGYLSNEVAYRSNRLRLELRPELPGGHLHTPVLTGLPSDRGQLSGPVFEQNEVAITAEILTLLRAGWQ from the coding sequence ATGAAACCCTCCCTTGCTGCCGTCGTGCTCGCGGCGAGCGCGCTGCTCCCCGCCGTCTCCGTCACCCCCGCCCAGGCCGTCGAGACGTCCTGCGTGGTCGGGGCGGCCGAACGAGGCGTGGAGGAGCGGCGGTTGGCCGATCCGCGCAGCGCTGAACTGGTGACCCGGGGCGGGCTCGGCAGCTTCACCGCACGGTTCCCGGCGGCGCTGTGCAGCACCCGATCGGTGCTGGAGGCCGAGGAGTTGACGGACGCCTGGGGGACGGCGCTCTGGCAGGCGGCGGTGAACCGGACCCAGGGCCGGCGCCCCGGTGGCGACCTGGCACCGGCCGACGACCGACCGCTGTACTGGACCCGGCTCGCAGTGGTCGACCAACTAGCGGGCTGGCAACCGCAGTTCCCGGTCGACCGGGACGCCCTGCGGGCCCGGTTCGAGGATGCCTCGCGCGGGCTGAAGGGGAACGACTTCGGGGCCGCCCCGGGAGTGAAGCGGATCTTCGTCAGCGGGTTCGACCCGTTCGGCCTGGACGGCGACCTGCGGACCGCCAACCCGTCCGGCTCGGCGGCGCTCAGCCTGAACGGGCGTCGGGTGGTGCTGGACGACGGCAGCGCCGCCGAGATCCGCGCGGTGGTCCTGCCGGTCCGCTACGCCGACTTCGACCACGGCATCGTGGAGCGGGCGTTCGCCCCGAGGCTGACGGCTGGCCCGCGGGCGGCCGACCGGATCACCACCATCAGCCAGGGCTACCCGGGCCTGTTCACGGTGGAGGCCTGGGCCGGGCGGGCCAGGTCCGCCGATCCGTACCCGGACAACACGGGGGCGCTGTCCGGCGGAACGTACCAACACCCGGTGGTGGCACCGGGGATGGGCCCGGGAGCGGAGTTCATCCCGACCACCCTGCCCGGGGCGGCCTGGGAGGCGGCGGCGCAGAGTCCGTACCCGGTGCTGGTGAACACCGAGGTGACCGAGATCCCGGCGGGTGAGAGCGCCCCGGTCGACCGGGCCGACGGTCCGACCCCGGGCTCCCGGGCGGTGGCCGGCGGGGGAGGGGGCTACCTGTCCAACGAGGTGGCGTACCGGAGCAATCGGCTGCGGCTGGAGCTGCGCCCGGAACTGCCCGGCGGGCATCTGCACACCCCGGTCCTGACCGGTCTGCCGTCCGACCGGGGCCAGTTGAGCGGGCCGGTGTTCGAGCAGAACGAGGTGGCGATCACGGCTGAGATCCTCACCCTGCTCAGGGCGGGCTGGCAGTAG